The proteins below come from a single Molothrus aeneus isolate 106 chromosome 21, BPBGC_Maene_1.0, whole genome shotgun sequence genomic window:
- the NECAP2 gene encoding adaptin ear-binding coat-associated protein 2 produces the protein MAAEAEEEYESVLCVKPAVLVYRVPPRASNRGYRAAEWQLDQPAWSGRLRITAKGSTAFIKLEDKSSGELFAQAPVEQFPGVAVEGVTDSSRYFVIRIEDGNGRRAFIGVGFVDRGDAFDFNVALQDHFKWVRQQSELARQAQDLEQGPKLDLGFKEGQTIKLNIANMKKKEGGTGSTRPRPAGPGGLSLLPPPPGGKSSSGERPAPLPTPAQLPGTPITDSLLSWPQPTAAPAADVWGDFAKASGSTANQAQGNAGWVQF, from the exons atGGCGGCGGAGGCGGAGGAGGAGTACGAGTCGGTGCTGTGCGTGAAGCCGGCAGTGCTCGTGTACCGGGTACCGCCGCGGGCCTCCAACCGCGGCTACAG ggccgCGGAGTGGCAGCTGGACCAGCCGGCCTGGAGCGGCCGCCTGCGGATCACGGCCAAGGGCAGCACGGCCTTCATCAAGCTGGAGGACAAGAGCTCGG GAGAGCTCTTTGCCCAGGCTCCTGTGGAGCAGTTCCCCGGGGTCGCTGTGGAGGGCGTGACGGACTCCAGCCGATACTTTGTCATCCGGATCGAAGATGGGAACG gccgCCGGGCGTTCATCGGGGTTGGCTTTGTGGACCGAGGAGATGCCTTTGACTTCAACGTGGCCCTCCAGGACCACTTCAA GTGGGTGAGGCAGCAGAGCGAGCTGGCCCGGCAGGCCCAGGACCTGGAGCAGGGACCCAAACTGGATCTGGGCTTCAAGGAGGGACAAACCATCAAACTCAACATTGCT aacatgaagaaaaaagaaggagggacagggagcaccAGGCCACgtcctgcagggcctgggggccTGAGCTTGCTCCCACCACCCCCTGGAGGaaaatccagctctggggagcgCCCGGCCCCACTCCCCacacctgcccagctcccaggaacCCCCATCACAG ACTCCCTGTTGTCCTGGCCTCagcccactgctgctcctgctgctgatgTCTGGGGAGACTTTGCCAAAGCTTCAGG GTCAACTGCCAACCAGGCTCAGGGTAACGCTGGCTGGGTTCAGTTCTGA